The Halictus rubicundus isolate RS-2024b chromosome 3, iyHalRubi1_principal, whole genome shotgun sequence genome includes a region encoding these proteins:
- the Theg gene encoding testicular haploid expressed gene has translation MATELSRRIKYAMAHLSRKQYTSLLARPNWRRIQRRDDNILPNPYGIRRAALRARASKRIKVMARPKHVSKKYDPETAPPSYPRIHPKTLEAKITKRILDLALPQKRTLLANMRFQTSGNITETLWKVQNSRYRRYRYFCNARLQREARKRQRILAKLRRAVKPEEWHQHLESMERLATPKVPPKPKPIGKKKKWRRVNTQRLEELSTPVSRELPDPKVPLMVPVSALTYNITERMVELARHREESPLRLPPRILGTVSKAALTAEATPRLIILAKPAERPAGIETDLREDAFTVSPKALKARCSRRLKILARPKTYRK, from the exons ATGGCGACCGAGTTGTCGCGGCGTATCAAATACGCCATGGCGCATTTATCGCGCAAACAGTACACCTCCCTGCTAGCACGGCCGAACTGGAGAAGAATACAGAGAAGGGACGACAACATTCTG CCGAACCCGTACGGGATCCGGCGAGCAGCGCTGAGAGCTCGCGCCTCGAAACGCATCAAAGTCATGGCTCGGCCGAAGCACGTCAGCAAGAAGTACGATCCAGA AACCGCGCCGCCGAGCTACCCGCGAATCCACCCGAAAACTCTCGAAGCGAAGATCACCAAACGCATCTTGGACCTGGCGCTGCCTCAGAAAAG GACGCTGTTGGCGAACATGCGGTTCCAAACGAGCGGCAACATTACGGAGACTCTGTGGAAGGTTCAGAACTCGCGGTACCGGAGGTATCGATATTTCTGCAACGCCAGGCTGCAGCGGGAGGCGAGGAAAAG ACAGAGGATCCTGGCGAAGTTGCGCAGAGCGGTGAAGCCCGAGGAATGGCACCAACACTTGGAGTCCATGGAGAGGCTGGCCACGCCGAAAGTCCCACCGAAACCGAAGCCTATC GGTAAGAAGAAGAAATGGAGACGGGTGAACACGCAAAGACTCGAAGAGCTGTCGACTCCGGTGAGCAGAGAGTTGCCGGACCCCAAGGTTCCACTTATGGTTCCGGTATCGGCCCTCACCTACAACATCACGGAACGTATGGTTGAGCTGGCGCGTCACAGGGAAGAGTCGCCATTGCGTCTGCCACCGCGGATTCTAGGGACTGTGTCCAAAGCGGCTCTCACCGCCGAAG CGACGCCGAGGTTGATTATCCTGGCGAAGCCGGCGGAACGTCCTGCAGGAATAGAAACCGACCTCAGAGAGGACGCGTTCACAGTCTCGCCGAAAGCACTGAAAGCCAGATGCTCGAGACGACTGAAGATCTTGGCCAGACCGAAGACCTACAGAAAATGA